The Leptospira tipperaryensis genomic sequence CACAGAATCTTACGGAATTGTTCAACTCGCGCAGTCCGGGGAATCCAAAGAAGGCGTCGTAGTTCAGGGAAATGATAAACGACTTCGAAACGCGACCACTTCTTATCCGGGAATCGTGGAAATCGCGACCTTGGGAAACAACGCTCCTGGAAAAGTGGTTTCTTCCGACGATCCGAGATTGTCCGACAAAAGAGATCCAAAACCGCACACTCACGAATACGCTCCGTTGGATCACGACTTTAGTTCTCATACCGGATTCTTAAAAGTAAAAGGGAGCACGGAAGCGGCTTATACGAACATCGCGCCTCCTCCCGAAAATCACGCGCCGATTTACGGAAGAAACGAAAGTGAAAAAGGCGCGGGCATCGTTGGATCTGCGCGTAACGCGGGTTTGATCGGATACGGTGAAAAATTTGGAGTTCGAGGGGACGCCTCTTCCGGCGACCAGGATTCGGCGGGAGTTCTTGGGCTCGCCAAACGAGGGTTTGGTGGAATCTTTCATTCCAGATCCGGAGTGGCGCTTTTTGCAAACGGAAAAGGGATTCCTTCTTTAGGTGAAACCGGTTCCGGAAAAGCGTTTCTTGCGGAAGGAGAATCTGAATTCTCCGGAAGTGTTCGAATTTCGACGGGAAAGAATGCGGATTGTATCGCGAGATTTTTTCCCGTAAATCCATCGGACGTGATTGGAGAAGGTGATATTTTGGCGATGGGAGAAGACGGACGTTTGCAAAAAGCAAAGACGGCTAACGCGACGAATGCGATCGGAGTTGCCGTTAAATCGGCCGCCCTACTTTTTGGAGAATCGGCTCCGGCCGACGGTTCTCATTGGCTGGTTGCGGTTTCGGGTGTCGTAACCGTAAACGCGGATGCGTCTTCGTATCCGATTCAACCCGGAAGTTTGCTCGTGACCGGTTTGACCGGCGGGCACGCTGTTCGAATTTCGGCAGAATCCCTTCGTCCGGGTTCTCTTTTTGGAAAGGCCTTAACCCCGCTTCGCTCGGGAAGAGGTCAGATTCAAATTCTTCTCTGCTTTCAATGATCGAGATTTTATGAAAAAAATATCTGAAATTTACGGCTCCGCGAAGGGGCCCGTGTATTCGTTTGAATTCTTCCCTCCGAAAACTCCGGAAGGGGATCTGAAATTGATGGAGACCGTGAAAGAATTATCTCGCGTGAATCCCGACTTCGTTACGGTGACTTATGGCGCCGGCGGTTCTACAAGAGACAAGACGGTTCAAATCGTAACCGAAATTTCAAAGAATTATTCCTTTCCGACGGCTTCTCATTTTACCTGTGTGGGTGCGAATCAAGATCAGATTCGAGAAATTCTAAAAGGAATTCGTTCCCAAGGAATCGTAAACTTGATGGCTCTTCGCGGAGATCCTCCAAGAGGCGAAGGAGAATTTAGAAAAACTCCGGGCGGTTTTGAGAACGCGACGGAACTGATTTCTTTTATTCGTTCCGAGAAGATGGACTTTTGTATCGGAGGCGGCTGTTACCCCGAAAAACATCCGAGCGCAAAGTCTTTGGAAGAAGACGTCCGACATCTCAAATTGAAAGTCGACGCGGGAACCGACTTCTTAGTTTCTCAGCTTTTTTTTATGAATTCTGCCTTTGAGAATTTTCTCAACTTGGTTCGTAAGGTCGGAATTCAGATTCCAGTGATTCCGGGAATTATGCCGATTACTTCCTTTTCTCAGATCGAAAGATTTAAGTCACTGGCGGGTTGCGAGTTTCCTTCTGCTTTGATCGAGGATTTGCAGGAAGTAGAACATCGTCCCGAGGAATTTTACAGGAGAAGTTTAAACTTCTCCGTGAAACAATGCAGGGAACTTTTGGAGATGGGCGTGCCTGGGATTCAACTTTATACTCTGAATCAGTCGCACGCGAGCTATGATATCGTGAGGGAATTGAAGGGATAAAAGAAGGAGTTCCTACTTTTTTAAGGAGGTCTTTTCCTGAGCGAGAGGAATTTTTCTCTTTTGTCGGAGTTCCGACAAGGGAAGAATAAGGGAATTTTTCTTTACGAAGGAAAATTTCTGTGATAAGGAGAATTTTCTCAAATTTTCCCACCAGCCCACCTCCTCCACCCAACGAGGGTGGGGCGCGCGAACTTTCACGGTAGTGCTGTCGTAGTTACGACGGTTTTCTTTCTCCAAGTTTGAAAGTAAGGATAGATCTTCGCGGTGGTTTTGCTTGGATCCGTTGTTAAAAAAGTTGTTCTGCGCTGAAAAAGAAAATGTTCGCGCTTCCTTCTTTCTAAAACAAACTCGCCTCTTTGCCACTTGGCAAAAAGCCGGCTTCTACTCCTCTGCGATAGAGTTCCAAGATCGCTTCTCTTCCTTCTGTTCCAAGAGAACGAGTGAATTCGTTTACATACAATGCGATGTGGGCATCTACAACTTCTCGCGTCGTGTCTTGAGAATGTTTGAGGATATATTTGTAGGTTTCTTCTCTGTTCTGATATCCGAGATCGAGGCTTTTTTTGAGAGCGTTGTCAAAGTCTAATTTTAGAGTCGGATCCAAGTCCCTTCGGATCGCAATGGCGCCTAACGGAATGTGCTTTCCGGTTGTTTCTTCCCACCATTCCCCAAGATCCTGAAGTTTTTCAAGTCCTTGTCTTTCATAGGTAAAACGTTCTTCGTGAATCAAAACTCCGAAGTCGGCTTCTCCGGACAAGAGGAGAGGAATGATCTTATCATAACGAACCGCCTCCGCTTGAAAGTCATTCTTGAGAAATAATTTTAAGAGAAGATTTGCAGTTGTGAATTCTCCAGGGATAAGAATTTTTTTTCCTCTCGCGGATTCAAAATTCTTCCCTTTTTTGAAAACGAGGAGAGGGCCGCAGTTCCGTCCCAGGGCGGATCCGGAGTCGAGAATAGAATATTGATCCATTACCGAAAAGTAGGCCGCAAAGGAAAGTTTTGTGGTCTGATACTTTCCTAAAAACGCGGCGCGGTTCAATTCTTCTACGTCGTGAAGTTCTTCTCGTATCTGAAATTGATCCGAAGCCTTTCCGTGCGTAAGGTGATAAAATAAAAACGTATCGTTTGGACAGGGAGAATATGCTAAGCTGAGTTCCATCTTCTTGATTCTTTAGATTCCAGTTTTTTGAGTTCTGTCGGAAAAAGAAAGTTTCTTCCCGTTTTTTTTGGGAGAAGGTCTTGAGCAGAGTTCCCAATGAGAATGGAATTTTTTTTTCCGATTTGTCGGAGTTCCTACGAGATTTTCGAGGATCGAAATTGAGTTGCGGGATTCGTTTTTTTGTGCTAAAGGAAGTTTTTCCGAGTTTTCCCACAAACCCGCCTCCTCCACCCAATCAGGGTGGGGCGCGCGATTTTTACGGAAGTTTGTAGTTATTACGACAGGTTTTTGTAAGATTCAGAACGCATCTAAGAAGAATCTCCAACCAATGCTCCAATATCTGAGAATTTCCTTCTTCCGTCCTATGTCGTACCTCCGAAAACGAATCGACAAAAGTTCCGGCTTTCGAATACGAACATTCGCACTCTTCTTTGAACGGTTCTTGTGATTCTCCTTTAAGCGGCTGCCCTATCCGTTGCGCAAAAAATCTTAGGATTCGGGTTTCGCATTCCGATCTCGGAAATAAAAAACTCCTTCTCTAAATTCTCCTTTCCGATTTCCTGAAACAAAACATGTCTTTTGATCCTTCGCAGATTCACACGATCGCAGTCGACTTAGACGGAACTCTTCTCAATTCTAAAAGTAAGATTTCTCCCCTCACCCACGCCGTTTTGCAAAAGGCGATCGACCAGGGAAAAAATCTTGTCATCGCGACTGGAAGAAGATTTTTCTCCACCTTTTCTTTTGCGAAAGAATTCAAAGGAGACGTTCATGTAGTTTCCAACAACGGACAAATTTTAAGACATTCTCCAAGCGCGGAACGAATCTCGGAGAGTTACCTCGAGCCGAAGCTCGTCTATGATATCCTTCTTTTAGGAAAAGAATTTCATACGCCTCCGATTCTTCACGTCGATCGTTTTGAAGACGGCGTAGATATGCTCACCGAAGT encodes the following:
- the metF gene encoding methylenetetrahydrofolate reductase [NAD(P)H]; protein product: MKKISEIYGSAKGPVYSFEFFPPKTPEGDLKLMETVKELSRVNPDFVTVTYGAGGSTRDKTVQIVTEISKNYSFPTASHFTCVGANQDQIREILKGIRSQGIVNLMALRGDPPRGEGEFRKTPGGFENATELISFIRSEKMDFCIGGGCYPEKHPSAKSLEEDVRHLKLKVDAGTDFLVSQLFFMNSAFENFLNLVRKVGIQIPVIPGIMPITSFSQIERFKSLAGCEFPSALIEDLQEVEHRPEEFYRRSLNFSVKQCRELLEMGVPGIQLYTLNQSHASYDIVRELKG
- a CDS encoding 1,4-dihydroxy-6-naphthoate synthase — translated: MELSLAYSPCPNDTFLFYHLTHGKASDQFQIREELHDVEELNRAAFLGKYQTTKLSFAAYFSVMDQYSILDSGSALGRNCGPLLVFKKGKNFESARGKKILIPGEFTTANLLLKLFLKNDFQAEAVRYDKIIPLLLSGEADFGVLIHEERFTYERQGLEKLQDLGEWWEETTGKHIPLGAIAIRRDLDPTLKLDFDNALKKSLDLGYQNREETYKYILKHSQDTTREVVDAHIALYVNEFTRSLGTEGREAILELYRRGVEAGFLPSGKEASLF